A genomic segment from Neodiprion lecontei isolate iyNeoLeco1 chromosome 1, iyNeoLeco1.1, whole genome shotgun sequence encodes:
- the LOC107227652 gene encoding organic cation transporter protein has protein sequence MGYDDVISHIGEMGPYQRRVFVVNFIPSLTSAFHVMGTIFLLGKPKFRCLTPEEDQRNATYIPGLYTANITYPWDNATQISSQCKPYNQTEGVRSELLTTKGNLPSTPCVVKCASFAYDDSQYGTTATTEWNLICDDAWLKTTSESLFMLGVMMGVLTLGALSDKYGRKRTLIWGSVLQLISGLLVAASPNVTMFVIFRMIVATTSTGLYVVAYVAAIEMVYRNKKIPTATSTFFFMGGCLLTVSFAYYIRNWRILQLAYTAPTLLFLALSWSIPESARWLLSRGRVEEAMNILHKASMENGVKLPRDTLDELLITGSENRPNSKKSSLLDLLRYPNIRKRSLILVIIWFVNNCTYYGLSWNTANLGGSVYINSAISAIVELPAIAFLVFTIDKCRRKVILGGFMMLSSISLFLAVFVPVDMTWLVTGLAMMGKLSITVSYSTLYIFTSEQYPTTVRNIGVGTCSAIARLGGVVAPMIVDLSEISTVLPLITFGCSIVLAVLLLLLLSETSMKKLPETIEEVEVEGFEKCRSKMNEPTS, from the exons ATGGGTTACGACGACGTTATTTCACACATTGGAGAAATGGGCCCGTACCAACGAAGAGTATTCGTTGTTAACTTTATACCATCATTAACCAGCGCCTTTCACGTCATGGGCACAATTTTCCTGTTAGGCAAACCAAAATTCAGGTGTCTGACACCCGAGGAAGACCAAAGAAATGCAACATACATTCCGGGACTATATACGGCAAACATTACGTATCCATGGGATAACGCGACACAAATTTCGTCGCAGTGTAAACCGTATAACCAAACTGAAGGAGTTCGCTCTGAGCTACTAACAACGAAGGGCAATTTACCATCGACACCTTGTGTCGTGAAGTGTGCCTCTTTTGCCTACGATGACAGCCAATACGGAACAACTGCCACAACCGAA TGGAATCTGATATGCGATGATGCGTGGTTGAAAACTACCAGCGAGTCACTGTTCATGCTAGGAGTGATGATGGGAGTTTTGACTCTCGGTGCTTTGTCCGACAAATATGGACGCAAGCGAACTCTGATATGGGGTTCAGTCTTGCAGTTAATTTCGGGACTACTGGTCGCTGCTTCGCCTAATGTCACGATGTTCGTAATTTTCCGAATGATTGTAGCGACAACGAGTACTGGACTTTACGTTGTGGCTTACGTTGCTG cAATCGAGATGGTTTATCGAAACAAGAAAATTCCAACTGCGACTAGTACTTTCTTCTTTATGGGAGGTTGTCTTCTTACAGTCAGTTTTGCATACTACATAAGAAACTGGAGAATTTTACAGCTGGCTTATACCGCGCCTACCCTTTTATTCCTGGCATTATCGTG GTCCATTCCTGAATCTGCACGATGGCTGCTGAGCAGAGGGCGTGTGGAAGAAGCAATGAATATACTTCACAAGGCATCGATGGAAAACGGGGTGAAATTACCGCGGGATACATTGGACGAACTGCTGATAACAGGAAGTGAAAACAGGCCAAAcagtaaaaaatcatcattgcTTGATCTACTGAGATACCCAAATATCAGGAAAAGGAGTCTGATACTCGTCATTATTTG GTTTGTCAACAATTGCACGTATTACGGTCTATCATGGAACACCGCGAACCTTGGAGGCAGTGTTTACATAAATTCTGCAATTTCTGCCATCGTGGAGCTACCCGCAATTGCATTCTTAGTATTCACCATTGACAAGTGTCGGAGGAAGGTTATTTTGGGCGGCTTTATGATGCTCTCGTCCATATCGTTATTTTTGGCAGTTTTCGTTCCTGTCG ACATGACATGGCTAGTGACGGGTTTGGCCATGATGGGAAAATTGTCAATCACAGTCTCATATTCAACCCTCTACATCTTCACATCGGAGCAGTATCCTACAACAGTTAGAAATATTGGCGTTGGAACTTGTTCAGCTATTGCTCGGCTCGGTGGAGTGGTAGCACCTATGATCGTCGACTTG TCTGAAATTTCGACGGTTCTTCCTCTCATTACTTTTGGATGCAGCATTGTGCTCGCCGTGTTGTTGTTACTACTTCTTTCAGAAACGTCGATGAAAAAGCTACCAGAAACAATAGAAGAGGTAGAAGTAGAAGGGTTTGAAAA GTGTAGGAGCAAAATGAACGAGCCAACTTCTTGA
- the LOC124293870 gene encoding organic cation transporter protein-like yields MGYDDVISHTGEIGRYQRRIFLVNFLPALTSAFHVMGGVFLGGVPKFRCLTPEEERENATYILQPDTANFTHPWDNATQSSSQCERYNRTNGDLYQLRSNDTLSTSALVKCDSFAYDDSQYEATIITEWDLVCNNASLKTVSESMFMIGVMIGVLTFGALSDRYGRKRILIQGSVLQLISGLLVAASPNFTMYVIFRMIVATTSTGLYLVAYIAAIEMVYRKKKIPAGTISFFFVGGCLLTVLLAYYIRNWRILQLAYTAPTLLFLAFSWSIPESARWLLSKGRVEEAKNILYKASMENGVKLPRDTLDELLITGSEDKPNSKKSSLLDLLRYPNIRKRSLILAIIWFLNNCTYYGLSWNTANLAGSVHVNSAIAAFVELPAIAFLMFTVDKCRRKVVLGTCMMLSSVSLLSTGFVPHDMVWLVTGLAMIGKLTITVSYSTLYIFTSEQYPTSVRNIGVGTCSATARFGGVVAPLVLQLSRISSLLPLITMGCSIVLAVLLLLLLPETSKKKLPETIEEVEGFGRRKKKSKQANTFLNGVDNTQALQKL; encoded by the exons atgggTTACGACGACGTAATATCACACACGGGAGAAATTGGTCGGTACCAACGAAGAATATTCCTTGTCAACTTCTTACCAGCGCTAACCAGCGCCTTTCACGTAATGGGGGGAGTTTTCCTGGGAGGCGTACCAAAATTTAGATGTCTGACACCCGAGGAAGAGCGAGAAAATGCAACGTACATTCTGCAACCAGATACGGCGAACTTTACGCATCCATGGGATAATGCGACACAAAGTTCGTCGCAGTGTGAAAGATATAACCGAACTAACGGAGATCTCTATCAGCTACGGAGTAACGATACATTGTCAACATCTGCTTTGGTGAAGTGTGACTCTTTTGCCTACGATGACAGCCAATACGAGGCAACCATCATAACCGAA TGGGACCTAGTATGCAACAATGCCTCGTTGAAAACTGTCAGCGAGTCAATGTTCATGATAGGAGTGATGATAGGAGTTTTGACTTTCGGTGCATTGTCTGACAGATACGGACGCAAGCGAATTCTCATACAGGGTTCAGTACTGCAGTTAATTTCGGGACTACTGGTCGCTGCTTCGCCTAATTTCACGATGTACGTAATTTTCAGAATGATTGTAGCGACAACGAGTACCGGACTTTACCTTGTGGCTTATATTGCTG cAATCGAGATGGTTtatcgaaagaagaaaattccaGCTGGGACAATTAGTTTCTTTTTCGTGGGAGGTTGTCTTCTGACCGTCCTTTTAGCATATTACATTAGAAATTGGAGAATTTTACAGCTGGCTTATACCGCGCCTACCCTTTTATTCCTAGCATTTTCATG GTCTATCCCAGAATCCGCGCGATGGCTGCTAAGCAAAGGTCGAGTGGAAGAagcgaaaaatatactttacAAGGCATCGATGGAAAACGGGGTGAAATTACCGCGGGATACATTGGACGAACTGCTGATAACAGGAAGTGAAGACAAGCCAAAcagtaaaaaatcatcattgcTTGATCTTCTCAGATACCCAAACATCAGGAAAAGGAGTCTGATACTCGCCATTATTTG GTTTCTCAACAATTGTACGTATTACGGTCTATCATGGAACACCGCGAACCTTGCAGGCAGCGTTCACGTAAATTCTGCAATTGCTGCCTTCGTGGAACTACCCGCAATTGCATTTTTAATGTTCACCGTTGACAAGTGTCGGAGGAAGGTTGTTTTGGGCACCTGTATGATGCTATCGTCCGTGTCATTACTTTCTACAGGTTTCGTTCCTCACG acatGGTATGGCTAGTGACGGGTTTGGCCATGATAGGAAAATTGACAATCACAGTCTCATATTCAACCCTCTACATCTTCACATCAGAGCAGTATCCTACATCAGTTAGGAATATTGGCGTCGGAACATGTTCGGCTACTGCTCGGTTCGGTGGAGTTGTAGCACCATTGGTTCTCCAGTTG TCTCGAATTTCGTCGCTTTTGCCACTCATTACTATGGGATGCAGCATAGTGCTCGCCGTGTTGCTGTTACTACTTCTTCCAGAAACATCGAAGAAAAAGCTACCGGAAACAATAGAAGAGGTGGAAGGGTTTGGaag GCGtaagaagaaaagtaaacaaGCCAACACCTTCTTGAATGGTGTTGATAACACCCAGGCGTTACAGAAActgtga
- the LOC107227650 gene encoding organic cation transporter protein has product MGYDDVISHMGEFGRYQRRIYFTLCLPAICCAFHKMGGVFLAAKTDFRCMLPNENPENATFYLSPDIINMRYPWDNKTESWSRCERYDNTEFADQGGNVSRQLTVVECDSFVYDKSQYALTATTEWNLVCNKGWLRAIGDSIFMVGVMLGSMIFGGLSDRYGRRAAFFSALITQLIGGILVTVSPEYVSYMISRMIVGSTTSGVFLVAYVIALEMVGPKKRLAAGMGCQLFFTSGYILTAGLAYFFTNWRTLQVVFTIPSIVFLAYWWFIPESARWLLTKGRVEDAKDLLQNASLKNGVALTRDTLDSLINSESDTSKQDIEKASMFDLLRYPNLRKKSLLLFFTWFVNSCTYYGLSWNTSNLGGNEFVNFGIAASVEVPAYLFLLFTLDKWGRKVILCGCMLIAGIALLLTVLVPAGMPWLVVVCAMSGKLAITSSYGAVYVVAAEQFPTALRNIGLGACSFSARIGGIIAPYINHLAEVWAPLPLVIFGSCSFLAGLLSLYLPETLNAKLPESIQDGEHFGKKKTRSPQGVEKLKDIEVMKALTLPSKIVINEKQNTLY; this is encoded by the exons atggGTTACGATGACGTTATTTCACACATGGGAGAATTCGGACGATACCAACGTAGGATATATTTCACTTTGTGCCTGCCAGCGATATGTTGCGCCTTCCACAAGATGGGTGGAGTATTTTTGGCGGCGAAAACAGACTTCAGATGTATGCTACCAAACGAGAATCCAGAAAATGCAACGTTCTATCTGTCACCGGACATCATAAATATGAGATACCCGTGGGATAACAAAACTGAAAGCTGGTCACGGTGCGAGAGATACGATAACACCGAATTTGCCGATCAAGGTGGAAATGTATCAAGGCAACTGACCGTAGTGGAATGCGACTCTTTCGTGTATGACAAAAGTCAGTACGCGCTGACGGCAACAACCGAG TGGAATCTGGTTTGCAACAAGGGGTGGCTAAGGGCCATCGGTGACTCAATTTTCATGGTTGGAGTGATGCTGGGTTCGATGATTTTCGGCGGACTATCCGACAGATACGGTCGCCGTGCTGCCTTCTTTTCAGCATTGATCACGCAACTGATCGGTGGAATACTCGTTACCGTTTCGCCGGAGTACGTTTCGTACATGATCTCAAGAATGATAGTAGGATCGACAACGAGTGGGGTGTTTTTAGTAGCTTACGTTATCG CACTCGAAATGGTTGGTCCAAAGAAGAGACTGGCAGCTGGGATGGGATGTCAACTATTTTTCACATCAGGTTACATCCTGACAGCTGGACTTGCGTACTTTTTCACGAATTGGAGAACGTTACAGGTAGTATTCACCATTCCCAGCATCGTGTTCCTCGCTTACTGGTG GTTTATACCTGAATCTGCCCGATGGCTGCTGACCAAGGGTCGAGTGGAGGACGCTAAGGATCTGCTTCAGAACGCGTCGCTGAAGAATGGGGTTGCACTGACTCGCGATACTTTGGACAGTTTGATAAACAGTGAAAGTGACACGTCAAAGCAGGATATTGAAAAGGCGTCGATGTTCGATCTCCTGAGATATCCAAACCTAAGGAAAAAGAGCCTGCTGCTTTTCTTCACTTG GTTCGTGAACAGCTGTACCTACTACGGACTATCCTGGAACACTTCCAACCTCGGTGGTAACGAGTTCGTCAACTTCGGCATTGCTGCGTCTGTGGAAGTGCCGGCCTACTTGTTCCTGCTATTCACGTTGGACAAATGGGGAAGAAAAGTCATACTCTGCGGATGCATGCTGATCGCTGGGATAGCGTTGCTTCTTACGGTGTTAGTTCCTGCTG GTATGCCATGGTTGGTGGTAGTTTGTGCAATGTCGGGGAAACTAGCGATCACCTCGTCGTACGGTGCAGTCTACGTAGTAGCGGCAGAACAATTTCCTACCGCTTTAAGAAATATCGGTCTCGGAGCATGTTCGTTTTCCGCTAGAATTGGCGGGATAATAGCACCATACATTAATCACTTG GCTGAAGTATGGGCACCATTGCCGCTTGTAATTTTTGGCTCATGCTCATTCCTCGCCGGCCTCCTGTCACTCTACCTCCCAGAAACATTGAACGCGAAATTGCCTGAGTCTATACAGGATGGCGAACACTTTGGAAA GAAGAAAACCAGGAGTCCACAAGGcgtcgaaaaattgaaagacaTTGAAGTCATGAAGGCGTTAACATTGCCGTCAAAGATTGTTATAAACGAGAAGCAAAATACATTGTATTAA
- the LOC107227653 gene encoding organic cation transporter protein isoform X1, which produces MDGVNDSNVSEEAEANPRLSVRSDFKEIDNTSEVCVTNDVVAKTEDALRANERVKRSEEVEKFDESGEQVPLIIIVDSPIANSDSKEPFCKEKLIPQNGTISAPPEGNFQNGISEEGKAKKKNMAYDDVILHMGEFGRYQKRIYLLLCLPAISCAFHKMSGVFLGAKTDFRCLRPNEYPENATLDLPDNIMNMTYPWDNETKTFSQCERYDIDFSEDYYQSGANVTFNASVVECDSFVYNKTVYALTTTTQWNLVCKKAWLRATGDSLFMVGVMVGSMIFGALSDSYGRRPIFFLSLVIQLVGGIIVALCPEYISYVIFRLILGSTTSGVFLVAYVIALEMVGPKKRLVAGVGCQLFFTTGYILVAGFAYHITDWRYLQIAITIPSLAFLVYWWFIPESARWLLTKGRVEEAKDLLQKASAENGVDLPKDTLDNLLTSDSDSKPDMNEPTLLDLFRYPNLRNKSLLLFFNWFVNSGTYYGLSWNTSNLGGNDYVNFLIGGLVEVPAYTFLLFTLNRWGRKIILCGCMLLAGTSLLLTLIVPANMPWMVTLFAMLGKLAITSSYGAVYVFTAEQFPTVIRNVGLGACSTFARIGGVIAPYINHLSEIWTPLPMVIFGVCALIGGIMSLLLPETLNKKLPESIQDGEQFGKKIRGDDEEDVKQMTDIEIMKPLKTQGNGVYNEKQNG; this is translated from the exons ATGGACGGCGTCAAT GATTCGAACGTTTCCGAAGAAGCGGAAGCGAATCCTCGACTCTCTGTACGGTCCGATTTCAAGGAAATTGATAACACTAGCGAAGTATGTGTAACTAATGATGTCGTAGCGAAGACTGAGGACGCTTTGAGAGCAAACGAACGCGTGAAGCGATCGGaagaggttgaaaaatttgatgaaagtGGTGAACAAGTGCCGTTGATAATAATCGTCGACTCGCCCATCGCAAATTCGGACTCTAAGGAACCGTTCTGCAAAGAGAAATTAATTCCGCAAAACGGTACAATATCAGCCCCGCCGGagggaaattttcaaaacggaATATCGGAGGAGGGAAaagcgaagaagaaaaacatgGCCTACGACGACGTGATTTTGCACATGGGTGAATTTGGACGATACCAAAAGAGGATATACCTGCTTTTGTGCCTGCCAGCGATATCCTGCGCCTTTCATAAAATGAGCGGTGTTTTTCTTGGCGCGAAGACTGACTTCCGGTGTCTGAGACCTAACGAATATCCGGAAAACGCGACCCTAGACTTACCCGACAATATTATGAATATGACCTACCCGTGGGACAACGAAACCAAGACCTTTTCACAGTGCGAAAGATACGACATAGATTTTTCAGAAGATTACTATCAGTCCGGTGCGAATGTTACCTTCAATGCCTCAGTTGTCGAGTGCGACTCCTTTGTTTACAATAAAACAGTGTACGCACTCACGACCACGACTCAG TGGAACCTGGTCTGCAAAAAGGCATGGCTTAGAGCAACGGGTGACTCGTTATTCATGGTGGGAGTTATGGTGGGTTCAATGATATTCGGTGCACTCTCCGACAGCTACGGTCGAAGACCAATATTCTTCTTGTCGCTGGTGATACAATTAGTCGGTGGCATAATTGTCGCCCTGTGCCCCGAGTACATTTCGTATGTAATCTTCAGATTGATTCTGGGTTCAACAACCAGCGGGGTGTTTCTGGTGGCTTATGTTATCG CGCTCGAAATGGTCGGACCAAAGAAACGATTGGTAGCCGGCGTTGGTTGCCAACTCTTTTTCACCACTGGGTACATCCTCGTTGCCGGTTTTGCCTACCACATTACCGATTGGAGATATCTGCAGATCGCCATCACCATCCCGAGTCTGGCATTCCTCGTCTATTGGTG GTTTATTCCCGAATCCGCCCGATGGCTGCTGACCAAAGGACGCGTGGAGGAGGCGAAGGACTTACTCCAGAAGGCATCCGCGGAGAACGGTGTAGACCTACCAAAAGACACTTTGGATAATTTGCTGACGAGCGACAGCGACAGCAAGCCAGATATGAACGAGCCGACGTTGCTCGACCTCTTCAGATATCCGAATTTGCGGAACAAAAGCCTGTTGCTTTTCTTCAACTG GTTTGTAAACAGTGGTACGTATTACGGACTGTCTTGGAACACTTCCAATCTCGGAGGTAACGAttacgtgaattttttaattggtGGCCTCGTTGAAGTACCAGCTTACACATTCCTACTTTTCACGTTAAACAGATGGGGAAGAAAGATTATTTTATGCGGTTGTATGTTACTCGCCGGGACGTCGTTGCTCCTGACATTAATTGTTCCAGCGA ATATGCCGTGGATGGTCACGCTTTTCGCGATGCTGGGAAAATTGGCAATCACATCCTCTTACGGTGCCGTTTACGTATTTACTGCCGAACAGTTTCCCACTGTGATTAGAAACGTCGGTCTTGGAGCTTGTTCGACCTTTGCCCGGATAGGGGGAGTCATAGCGCCGTACATCAACCACTTG TCGGAAATTTGGACACCTTTACCGATGGTTATTTTTGGCGTCTGCGCACTGATTGGCGGAATAATGTCACTGCTTCTCCCGGAAACGCTGAACAAAAAGTTACCAGAATCGATACAGGACGGTGAACAATTCGGAAA GAAGATACGCGGTGATGACGAGGAAGACGTGAAACAGATGACTGATATTGAGATAATGAAACCGTTGAAGACCCAAGGAAACGGAGTGTATAACGAGAAACAAAACGGATGA
- the LOC107227653 gene encoding organic cation transporter protein isoform X2, which produces MAYDDVILHMGEFGRYQKRIYLLLCLPAISCAFHKMSGVFLGAKTDFRCLRPNEYPENATLDLPDNIMNMTYPWDNETKTFSQCERYDIDFSEDYYQSGANVTFNASVVECDSFVYNKTVYALTTTTQWNLVCKKAWLRATGDSLFMVGVMVGSMIFGALSDSYGRRPIFFLSLVIQLVGGIIVALCPEYISYVIFRLILGSTTSGVFLVAYVIALEMVGPKKRLVAGVGCQLFFTTGYILVAGFAYHITDWRYLQIAITIPSLAFLVYWWFIPESARWLLTKGRVEEAKDLLQKASAENGVDLPKDTLDNLLTSDSDSKPDMNEPTLLDLFRYPNLRNKSLLLFFNWFVNSGTYYGLSWNTSNLGGNDYVNFLIGGLVEVPAYTFLLFTLNRWGRKIILCGCMLLAGTSLLLTLIVPANMPWMVTLFAMLGKLAITSSYGAVYVFTAEQFPTVIRNVGLGACSTFARIGGVIAPYINHLSEIWTPLPMVIFGVCALIGGIMSLLLPETLNKKLPESIQDGEQFGKKIRGDDEEDVKQMTDIEIMKPLKTQGNGVYNEKQNG; this is translated from the exons atgGCCTACGACGACGTGATTTTGCACATGGGTGAATTTGGACGATACCAAAAGAGGATATACCTGCTTTTGTGCCTGCCAGCGATATCCTGCGCCTTTCATAAAATGAGCGGTGTTTTTCTTGGCGCGAAGACTGACTTCCGGTGTCTGAGACCTAACGAATATCCGGAAAACGCGACCCTAGACTTACCCGACAATATTATGAATATGACCTACCCGTGGGACAACGAAACCAAGACCTTTTCACAGTGCGAAAGATACGACATAGATTTTTCAGAAGATTACTATCAGTCCGGTGCGAATGTTACCTTCAATGCCTCAGTTGTCGAGTGCGACTCCTTTGTTTACAATAAAACAGTGTACGCACTCACGACCACGACTCAG TGGAACCTGGTCTGCAAAAAGGCATGGCTTAGAGCAACGGGTGACTCGTTATTCATGGTGGGAGTTATGGTGGGTTCAATGATATTCGGTGCACTCTCCGACAGCTACGGTCGAAGACCAATATTCTTCTTGTCGCTGGTGATACAATTAGTCGGTGGCATAATTGTCGCCCTGTGCCCCGAGTACATTTCGTATGTAATCTTCAGATTGATTCTGGGTTCAACAACCAGCGGGGTGTTTCTGGTGGCTTATGTTATCG CGCTCGAAATGGTCGGACCAAAGAAACGATTGGTAGCCGGCGTTGGTTGCCAACTCTTTTTCACCACTGGGTACATCCTCGTTGCCGGTTTTGCCTACCACATTACCGATTGGAGATATCTGCAGATCGCCATCACCATCCCGAGTCTGGCATTCCTCGTCTATTGGTG GTTTATTCCCGAATCCGCCCGATGGCTGCTGACCAAAGGACGCGTGGAGGAGGCGAAGGACTTACTCCAGAAGGCATCCGCGGAGAACGGTGTAGACCTACCAAAAGACACTTTGGATAATTTGCTGACGAGCGACAGCGACAGCAAGCCAGATATGAACGAGCCGACGTTGCTCGACCTCTTCAGATATCCGAATTTGCGGAACAAAAGCCTGTTGCTTTTCTTCAACTG GTTTGTAAACAGTGGTACGTATTACGGACTGTCTTGGAACACTTCCAATCTCGGAGGTAACGAttacgtgaattttttaattggtGGCCTCGTTGAAGTACCAGCTTACACATTCCTACTTTTCACGTTAAACAGATGGGGAAGAAAGATTATTTTATGCGGTTGTATGTTACTCGCCGGGACGTCGTTGCTCCTGACATTAATTGTTCCAGCGA ATATGCCGTGGATGGTCACGCTTTTCGCGATGCTGGGAAAATTGGCAATCACATCCTCTTACGGTGCCGTTTACGTATTTACTGCCGAACAGTTTCCCACTGTGATTAGAAACGTCGGTCTTGGAGCTTGTTCGACCTTTGCCCGGATAGGGGGAGTCATAGCGCCGTACATCAACCACTTG TCGGAAATTTGGACACCTTTACCGATGGTTATTTTTGGCGTCTGCGCACTGATTGGCGGAATAATGTCACTGCTTCTCCCGGAAACGCTGAACAAAAAGTTACCAGAATCGATACAGGACGGTGAACAATTCGGAAA GAAGATACGCGGTGATGACGAGGAAGACGTGAAACAGATGACTGATATTGAGATAATGAAACCGTTGAAGACCCAAGGAAACGGAGTGTATAACGAGAAACAAAACGGATGA